Proteins encoded together in one Solanum lycopersicum chromosome 7, SLM_r2.1 window:
- the SPL gene encoding SPOROCYTELESS/NOOZLE-like protein (The RefSeq protein has 9 substitutions, 1 non-frameshifting indel compared to this genomic sequence) has protein sequence MATSLQFSSDHHPIPQENHQTTNQTSTGGRRRSSKNGQKKKKQPQRGMGVEQLERLRVQDQMKNSTIHGVHHNHQYYSNNNFPKLTPVSSFTGGGSASADPGNYSNSILNSSPVLQFPKLCAVSPNDFFMQQKVVNTGFIGSSSTNQLMISSHDHHQFQSQMNLYGFATSKPSTEKSKELYPMPNLFSSNNSCFSDRCRSCNKKKRMINGEEISVHMEDMIREKEDSGTKPLLHSYSLPSHQQKGVEIVAIHRKGSSSALSSDEGAVMMEYDFFPEKISSKSTNTYKSCFENEATMMSAYNSPESSSFAAAAAAAGNIINGEASSVTTISWAADTTTTSPTSSIDLSLKLSC, from the exons ATGGCTACTTCTCTTCAGTTTTCTTTAGATCATCATCCTATTCCTCAGGAAAATCATCAAACAATGAACCAGACCTCAACGGGAGGACGTAGAAGGTCGAGTAAAAATggacagaagaagaagaagcaaccACAAAGAGGAATGGGAGTTGAACAACTCGAACGTCTTCGAGTACAAGATCAGATAAAAAACAGTACTATCCATGGCGTTCATCATAATCATCAGTATTACTCTAATAACAATTTCCCTAATTTAACTCCTCTTTCATCATTTACCGGCGGTGGTAGTGCTAGTGCTGATCCTGGAAATTATAGTAATTCTATTTTGAACTCTTCACCAGTACTTCAGTTCCCCAAATTGTGTGCAGTGAGCcctaatgatttttttatgcaaCAAAAAGTTGTGAATACTGGGTTTATTGGATCTAGTAGTACAAATCAGTTGATGATTTCTTCTCATGATCATCATCAGTTTCAATCTCAGATGAATCTCTACGGATTTGCAACTTCTAAGCCCAGTACTGAGAAATCAAAGGAGCTGTATCCAATGCCAAATCTGTTTAGCAGCAACAACTCATGTTTCTCCGATCGCTGCCGATCATGCAACAAA AAGAAACGCATGATCAATGGAGAAGAAATTAGCGTTCATATGGAGGACATGATCAGAGAAAAGGAAGATTCTGGAACAAAGCCTTTGCTTCACTCATACAGTTTACCTAGCCATCAACAAAag GGCGTAGAGATTGTGGCAATCCATAGAAAGGGAAGTTCATCCGCGTTGTCATCCGATGAAGGAGCAGTAATGATGGAGTATgatttttttccagaaaaaatCAGCAGCAAAAGCACTAATACTTACAAAAGTTGTTTCGAGAATGAAGCAACGACGATGAATGCTTATAATTCACCagaatcttcttcatttgctgcTGCAGCAGCAGCAACTGGAAATATTATTAATGGTGAAGCTTCTTCTGTTACTACAATATCTTGGGCTGCagatactactactactactacacCTACCAGTTCCATTGATCTTTCACTGAAGCTTtcttgttag
- the SPL gene encoding SPOROCYTELESS/NOOZLE-like protein isoform X1, whose product MATSLQFSLDHHPIPQENHQTMNQTSTGGRRRSSKNGQKKKKQPQRGMGVEQLERLRVQDQIKNSTIHGVHHNHQYYSNNNFPNLTPLSSFTGGGSASADPGNYSNSILNSSPVLQFPKLCAVSPNDFFMQQKVVNTGFIGSSSTNQLMISSHDHHQFQSQMNLYGFATSKPSTEKSKELYPMPNLFSSNNSCFSDRCRSCNKKRMINGEEISVHMEDMIREKEDSGTKPLLHSYSLPSHQQKGVEIVAIHRKGSSSALSSDEGAVMMEYDFFPEKISSKSTNTYKSCFENEATTMNAYNSPESSSFAAAAAATGNIINGEASSVTTISWAADTTTTTTPTSSIDLSLKLSC is encoded by the exons ATGGCTACTTCTCTTCAGTTTTCTTTAGATCATCATCCTATTCCTCAGGAAAATCATCAAACAATGAACCAGACCTCAACGGGAGGACGTAGAAGGTCGAGTAAAAATggacagaagaagaagaagcaaccACAAAGAGGAATGGGAGTTGAACAACTCGAACGTCTTCGAGTACAAGATCAGATAAAAAACAGTACTATCCATGGCGTTCATCATAATCATCAGTATTACTCTAATAACAATTTCCCTAATTTAACTCCTCTTTCATCATTTACCGGCGGTGGTAGTGCTAGTGCTGATCCTGGAAATTATAGTAATTCTATTTTGAACTCTTCACCAGTACTTCAGTTCCCCAAATTGTGTGCAGTGAGCcctaatgatttttttatgcaaCAAAAAGTTGTGAATACTGGGTTTATTGGATCTAGTAGTACAAATCAGTTGATGATTTCTTCTCATGATCATCATCAGTTTCAATCTCAGATGAATCTCTACGGATTTGCAACTTCTAAGCCCAGTACTGAGAAATCAAAGGAGCTGTATCCAATGCCAAATCTGTTTAGCAGCAACAACTCATGTTTCTCCGATCGCTGCCGATCATGCAACAAA AAACGCATGATCAATGGAGAAGAAATTAGCGTTCATATGGAGGACATGATCAGAGAAAAGGAAGATTCTGGAACAAAGCCTTTGCTTCACTCATACAGTTTACCTAGCCATCAACAAAag GGCGTAGAGATTGTGGCAATCCATAGAAAGGGAAGTTCATCCGCGTTGTCATCCGATGAAGGAGCAGTAATGATGGAGTATgatttttttccagaaaaaatCAGCAGCAAAAGCACTAATACTTACAAAAGTTGTTTCGAGAATGAAGCAACGACGATGAATGCTTATAATTCACCagaatcttcttcatttgctgcTGCAGCAGCAGCAACTGGAAATATTATTAATGGTGAAGCTTCTTCTGTTACTACAATATCTTGGGCTGCagatactactactactactacacCTACCAGTTCCATTGATCTTTCACTGAAGCTTtcttgttag
- the LOC101265561 gene encoding universal stress protein PHOS34, which yields MQQQPPSPTPDSDLPRLANIKIKSSSPRFPPPTTPSITDTPTAGAQRRIGIAVDLSDESAFAVKWAVNQYLRPGDAVILVHVRPTSVLYGADWGSVELSIVDTENEESQRKLEDDFDTFTTTKASDLAQPLVDAQIPFKIHIVKDHDMRERLCLEVERLGLSAVIMGSRGFGATKRGSDGRLGSVSDYCVRHCVCPVVVVRYPDDKDAGNAVVEPVVSVASAAEEDEEEAEYHDASEDRKDS from the coding sequence ATGCAGCAACAACCCCCATCCCCCACCCCCGATTCCGATCTCCCCCGTCTAgctaacatcaaaatcaaatcatCTTCTCCACGTTTTCCCCCACCCACCACCCCTTCCATCACTGATACACCTACCGCCGGAGCTCAGCGGAGGATCGGAATCGCCGTCGATCTAAGCGACGAGTCTGCTTTCGCCGTTAAGTGGGCTGTCAATCAGTACCTCCGTCCTGGTGACGCTGTTATCCTTGTTCACGTCCGTCCAACTTCCGTACTCTACGGTGCTGATTGGGGATCTGTTGAGTTATCTATTGTTGATACGGAGAATGAGGAGAGTCAGAGGAAGCTTGAGGATGATTTCGATACGTTTACTACTACTAAAGCGTCTGATTTAGCTCAGCCTTTGGTTGATGCTCAGATTCCGTTTAAGATCCATATTGTTAAGGATCATGATATGAGGGAGAGGTTGTGTCTTGAGGTTGAGAGGTTAGGGCTTAGTGCTGTTATTATGGGGAGTCGAGGATTTGGAGCTACTAAGAGGGGGAGTGATGGAAGACTTGGGAGTGTTAGTGATTATTGTGTTAGGCACTGTGTTTGTCCTGTTGTGGTTGTTAGGTATCCCGATGATAAGGATGCTGGAAATGCTGTTGTAGAGCCCGTGGTTTCTGTTGCTTCAGCTGCTGAAGAAGACGAGGAGGAAGCTGAGTACCATGATGCTTCTGAGGATCGAAAAG